The Salinibaculum sp. SYNS191 genome has a window encoding:
- a CDS encoding MFS transporter: protein MVPFRDTQGALVVGLVGGSHVVNHMYFMLLPPVTTALATDLDVGVAQIGLAVGLLGFVVTALQLPFGHLSDTKGRTPMLAISLGFGAVGAIMTATAESYATLLAAQVVLGVGVAGHHPAHYPLLSSATDPGTRGRAFSVHGFTGALGFAAPPAIVAAVVTLGGDWRTALGAIAAIGTVYAVVCVTTFRRYVDDEITAPSDTSRADEPWTVARVRELPGRATASLREMLSDSGIVLLTVLWLVTSMAAWGIKTQTLPLLTGVYSFEEATANVLVSAMFVVGAVLMFGGGWLTDRYSPAAVLVAGYLALVAVTGALASGMVPYVLAGGLVLVLAATIDYSRPARATLADQFSQSDNIGKNFGLVTIGISGGAAVAPPVLGYVSDTMGTASSFAAMAGLGLLSLAMTAVVLRAAGGGSVARPQPGDD from the coding sequence GTGGTCCCGTTTCGTGACACCCAGGGCGCGCTCGTCGTCGGTCTCGTCGGCGGCTCCCACGTCGTCAACCACATGTACTTCATGCTGTTGCCGCCAGTGACGACGGCGCTCGCGACGGACCTGGACGTCGGCGTCGCCCAGATCGGGCTGGCCGTCGGCCTGCTCGGGTTCGTGGTGACGGCCCTGCAACTCCCCTTTGGACACCTCTCCGACACGAAGGGGCGCACGCCGATGCTCGCCATCTCACTCGGGTTCGGTGCCGTCGGTGCCATCATGACCGCGACGGCGGAGAGCTACGCGACGCTGCTCGCCGCCCAGGTGGTCCTCGGCGTCGGCGTCGCCGGACACCACCCCGCGCACTACCCGCTGCTGTCGTCGGCCACCGACCCCGGGACGCGCGGCAGAGCGTTCAGCGTCCACGGCTTCACCGGGGCGCTCGGGTTCGCCGCGCCGCCCGCTATCGTCGCCGCCGTCGTCACGCTGGGTGGCGACTGGCGGACCGCGCTCGGGGCCATCGCCGCCATCGGCACCGTCTACGCCGTCGTCTGCGTGACGACGTTCCGGCGCTACGTCGACGACGAGATTACCGCCCCGAGCGACACGAGCCGCGCCGACGAACCGTGGACGGTGGCCCGCGTCCGCGAACTCCCCGGGCGGGCAACAGCGAGTCTGCGGGAGATGCTGTCGGACTCGGGCATCGTCCTGCTGACGGTACTCTGGCTCGTCACCTCGATGGCCGCCTGGGGCATCAAGACCCAGACGCTCCCGCTGCTGACGGGCGTCTACAGCTTCGAGGAGGCCACCGCGAACGTGCTCGTCTCCGCGATGTTCGTCGTCGGTGCCGTCCTGATGTTCGGCGGCGGCTGGCTCACCGACCGGTACTCGCCGGCGGCGGTACTCGTGGCCGGCTACCTCGCGCTGGTCGCCGTCACCGGCGCGCTCGCCTCGGGGATGGTCCCGTACGTCCTTGCCGGCGGGCTGGTGCTCGTGCTCGCGGCGACCATCGACTACAGCCGCCCGGCGCGTGCGACGCTGGCGGACCAGTTCTCGCAGTCGGACAACATCGGGAAGAACTTCGGGCTCGTCACCATCGGCATCTCCGGCGGCGCGGCCGTCGCCCCGCCGGTGCTCGGCTACGTCTCCGACACCATGGGAACCGCCTCGTCGTTCGCGGCGATGGCCGGCCTGGGACTGCTCTCGCTCGCGATGACGGCCGTCGTGCTCAGGGCCGCCGGCGGGGGGTCCGTCGCGCGACCACAGCCCGGTGACGACTGA
- a CDS encoding Lrp/AsnC family transcriptional regulator: MSTRDDVLDLLRENARFTVEDIARQTGSDAAEVEEVIADLEASGALRGYRAVVDWDELDRERVRAVVELNVKLDRETSYNDVAERIAKFPMVESLHLVSGDYDFMMEVEGESMSKVSHFISEKVAPVPEITQTVTHYVMESYKENGIVFGGGDDDDRLSISP, translated from the coding sequence ATGAGTACTCGCGACGACGTGCTCGACCTGCTCCGGGAGAACGCCCGCTTCACCGTCGAGGATATCGCCCGTCAGACCGGCAGCGACGCCGCAGAAGTCGAGGAGGTCATCGCAGACCTCGAAGCGTCGGGCGCCCTCCGGGGATACCGCGCCGTCGTCGACTGGGACGAACTCGACCGCGAGCGCGTCCGTGCGGTCGTGGAACTCAACGTGAAACTCGACCGCGAGACCAGCTACAACGACGTGGCCGAGCGTATCGCGAAGTTCCCGATGGTCGAGTCGCTACATCTCGTCAGCGGCGACTACGACTTCATGATGGAGGTCGAGGGCGAGTCGATGAGCAAGGTCTCCCACTTCATCAGCGAGAAGGTCGCTCCCGTCCCCGAGATTACGCAGACGGTCACCCACTACGTCATGGAGTCGTACAAGGAGAACGGCATCGTCTTCGGCGGCGGCGACGACGACGACCGCCTGTCTATCTCCCCATGA
- a CDS encoding type II secretion system F family protein: MSLDTRTEGEFGGGARSPLGDTFYPLFKWLYGDDSSFVASVQKKLAQARMADNVELFLSRALGVGAIAGLALWALGVFAGYLAVQLFGVPSILPFELPDAVVALKTPAVILFAGLVFGSIGFAIGFGSLVSIPYLRANAREREINTLLSDSISFMYALSVGGMNQLEILQAMAQGDDTYGEVAKEFQSIVLETEYFDTDYRTSIRNQALETPSDELSQFLTDMLSIINSGGDMTDFLEDQKDKHMRTAKQEQEKLLDTLELFGEMYMTLSLFPLLLIIILVIMSLMGSGSQKNLLYGTVYGLIPLIGVGFLVLVSTVTQDELGDGYLRPDNDQEFMVNEGIGVFNPGLVERYTGEYSVFDRIKRREGTHELMEILRAPHLFFRDHPRMVLVVTVPLTVLAMIGAIATNPDLLTLDYLKRNVIYGTVIWVYLPLYLNLLPLGIFYEWNVRSRRGVLTNLSENLRKLASANDTGMTLLESVRMVSETSSGRLADEFETMHAKVKYGTNLKGALREFNNKYHIPRLARTVKLISEAQETSSQIQDVLSTAAQSSENQDDIDRERKSRTRMQTVIIIMTYLTLLGVMALLRVQFIEVIGGLSLSGGSGAPTGGALGGGGGGSIDPELMSMLFFHAVTLQAIISSFIAGYIRNVQLISGVKYALALATISLVVWIAVEQVASGDGSSAEALLLLVGSTGVSLSGTSERENSDVARSRAPREVETGRRHRHAGQTGSGGNRDA; this comes from the coding sequence ATGAGCCTCGACACCCGCACCGAGGGGGAGTTCGGCGGCGGTGCCCGCTCACCCCTGGGAGACACCTTCTACCCGCTGTTCAAGTGGCTCTACGGCGACGACAGTTCGTTCGTCGCCAGCGTCCAGAAGAAACTCGCACAGGCCCGGATGGCCGACAACGTCGAACTGTTCCTCTCGCGGGCGCTGGGCGTCGGCGCTATCGCCGGCCTGGCGCTGTGGGCCCTCGGCGTGTTCGCCGGGTACCTCGCCGTCCAGCTGTTCGGCGTCCCCTCGATTCTCCCCTTCGAGCTGCCCGACGCCGTCGTCGCGCTGAAGACGCCGGCGGTCATCCTCTTTGCCGGACTGGTCTTTGGCTCCATCGGGTTCGCAATCGGCTTTGGCTCGCTCGTCTCCATCCCCTATCTGCGGGCCAACGCCCGCGAACGGGAGATCAACACGCTTCTGTCTGACTCCATCTCTTTCATGTACGCGCTGTCGGTCGGCGGGATGAACCAGCTCGAAATCCTCCAGGCGATGGCACAGGGCGACGACACGTACGGCGAGGTGGCAAAGGAGTTCCAGTCCATCGTCTTAGAGACCGAGTACTTCGATACGGACTACCGGACGTCGATACGGAACCAGGCGCTGGAGACGCCCAGCGACGAACTCTCGCAGTTCCTGACCGACATGCTCTCCATCATCAACTCCGGGGGGGACATGACGGACTTCCTGGAGGACCAGAAGGACAAGCACATGCGGACGGCCAAACAGGAGCAGGAGAAGCTGCTGGACACGCTGGAGCTGTTCGGCGAGATGTACATGACGCTGTCGCTGTTTCCGCTCCTGCTCATCATCATCCTGGTCATCATGAGCCTGATGGGCTCGGGGAGCCAGAAGAACCTGCTGTACGGCACGGTCTACGGCCTGATTCCGCTCATCGGCGTCGGCTTCCTCGTGCTGGTCTCGACGGTGACGCAGGACGAACTCGGCGACGGCTACCTCCGGCCCGACAACGACCAGGAGTTCATGGTCAACGAGGGCATCGGCGTCTTCAATCCGGGACTCGTCGAGCGCTACACCGGCGAATACAGCGTCTTCGACCGTATCAAGCGCCGCGAGGGGACCCACGAGCTGATGGAGATTCTCCGGGCACCCCACCTGTTCTTCCGTGACCACCCGCGGATGGTGCTGGTCGTGACCGTCCCGCTCACCGTGCTGGCGATGATCGGTGCGATTGCGACCAATCCGGACCTGCTGACGCTGGATTACCTGAAACGGAACGTCATCTACGGGACGGTCATCTGGGTGTACCTGCCGCTGTACCTGAATCTGCTCCCGCTGGGCATCTTCTACGAGTGGAACGTCCGCTCGCGGCGTGGCGTGCTCACGAATCTCTCGGAGAACCTCCGGAAGCTCGCCAGCGCCAACGACACGGGCATGACGCTGCTGGAGTCCGTTCGCATGGTCTCCGAGACCTCATCCGGACGGCTGGCCGACGAGTTCGAGACGATGCACGCGAAGGTGAAATACGGCACGAACCTGAAGGGTGCGCTCCGGGAGTTCAACAACAAGTACCACATCCCCCGGCTGGCTCGCACGGTGAAGCTCATCAGCGAGGCCCAGGAGACGTCGAGCCAGATTCAGGACGTGCTGTCGACGGCCGCGCAGTCCTCCGAGAACCAGGACGACATCGACCGCGAGCGCAAGTCGCGCACCCGGATGCAGACTGTCATCATCATCATGACCTACCTGACGCTGCTGGGAGTGATGGCGCTGCTCCGGGTCCAGTTCATCGAGGTCATCGGCGGGCTGAGCCTGTCGGGTGGCAGCGGTGCCCCGACCGGCGGCGCGCTCGGCGGCGGCGGTGGCGGCTCAATCGATCCGGAACTGATGTCGATGCTGTTCTTCCACGCGGTGACGCTCCAGGCGATTATCTCGTCGTTCATCGCCGGCTACATCCGCAACGTACAGCTCATCTCCGGCGTGAAGTACGCGCTCGCGCTCGCGACCATCTCGCTTGTGGTCTGGATTGCCGTCGAACAGGTGGCGAGCGGGGACGGGAGCTCCGCAGAGGCGCTGCTCCTGCTGGTCGGCTCGACCGGCGTCTCCCTGTCCGGCACCAGCGAGCGCGAGAACAGCGACGTCGCCCGCTCGCGCGCTCCACGAGAGGTGGAGACAGGGCGACGACATCGTCACGCGGGACAGACAGGGTCCGGCGGCAACCGCGACGCGTGA
- a CDS encoding AzlD domain-containing protein, with the protein MPTSYADPALWAVIGLIGVLTYVIRVSFIALFGYFEDIPPRLERALRYVPAAVLAALVLPSFVALDAGGAGPEVDRLAAGALAAGVAWRTENVFATMAVGMGTLWVVRFLVLPAV; encoded by the coding sequence ATGCCCACTAGCTACGCCGACCCGGCGCTGTGGGCCGTCATCGGCCTCATCGGCGTCCTCACGTACGTGATTCGCGTCTCCTTCATCGCGCTGTTCGGCTACTTCGAGGACATCCCGCCCCGGCTGGAGCGAGCACTGCGGTACGTCCCGGCAGCAGTTCTCGCCGCGCTCGTCCTGCCGTCGTTCGTCGCACTCGACGCCGGTGGCGCGGGTCCGGAAGTCGACAGGCTCGCCGCCGGCGCGCTCGCCGCGGGGGTGGCCTGGCGGACGGAGAACGTCTTCGCCACGATGGCCGTCGGAATGGGGACACTGTGGGTGGTTCGATTTCTGGTGTTGCCCGCGGTGTAG
- a CDS encoding tyrosine-type recombinase/integrase has protein sequence MSERKDAPNTGHRTDAPSGQLEPLAPSEGVELYFDTRKAELSQKTVYNYRNRLDTFLEWCEEQDIDNLNTLTGRDLHLYRSWRTRDVAIMTLKNELRTLRSFLEFAASIDAVEPGLREQVLIPETSDEEESKDVYIEVERAERILDYLNRFKYASREHVVFGILWHTGVRLRTLRALDVDDFDTGEPCLEVRHRPESETPLKNAEKAERSIHVGEHYRAVISDYIDHNRNDVTDDYGREPLLTSEQGRPTEGTVRTWVYRLTQPCTYGECPHDKEPESCEYRNYDSLSECPSSLSPHPIRRGSITAALREGTPQEVVSDRMNVSADILDKHYDERSEREKMRVRRELWEGP, from the coding sequence ATGTCCGAACGAAAGGACGCGCCCAACACCGGGCACCGGACTGACGCACCGAGCGGACAATTAGAGCCACTTGCACCGAGCGAGGGTGTCGAGTTGTATTTTGACACTCGAAAGGCCGAGTTGTCGCAAAAGACGGTCTACAATTACCGAAACCGGCTTGACACGTTTTTGGAGTGGTGTGAGGAGCAGGACATTGACAATCTGAACACGCTCACGGGGCGCGATCTCCACCTCTATCGGAGTTGGCGGACGCGCGACGTGGCAATAATGACGCTAAAGAACGAGTTACGGACGCTCCGGTCGTTTTTGGAGTTCGCGGCGAGCATTGACGCGGTGGAGCCGGGCCTGCGCGAGCAGGTACTCATTCCTGAGACGAGCGACGAGGAGGAGTCAAAGGACGTATACATTGAGGTGGAGCGGGCGGAGCGTATTCTCGACTACCTGAATCGGTTCAAATACGCAAGTCGAGAACACGTCGTTTTCGGCATCCTGTGGCACACGGGTGTTCGGCTAAGGACGCTCCGGGCGCTTGACGTGGACGACTTCGACACCGGGGAGCCGTGCCTTGAGGTTCGACACCGGCCGGAGTCGGAGACGCCGCTCAAGAACGCTGAGAAAGCGGAGCGGAGTATTCACGTCGGCGAGCATTACCGGGCCGTCATTTCGGACTACATAGACCACAACCGCAACGACGTGACGGACGACTACGGACGGGAGCCGCTACTTACCTCGGAGCAGGGTCGCCCCACTGAGGGGACTGTTCGGACGTGGGTCTACCGGCTGACGCAACCGTGTACCTACGGCGAGTGTCCCCACGACAAAGAGCCGGAGTCGTGCGAGTACCGTAATTACGACTCGCTCTCGGAGTGTCCGTCGAGTCTATCGCCTCACCCTATTCGGCGTGGTAGCATCACGGCCGCTCTCCGCGAGGGCACGCCCCAAGAGGTCGTGTCTGACAGAATGAACGTGTCGGCCGACATTCTGGACAAACACTACGACGAGCGGAGCGAGCGCGAGAAAATGCGTGTTCGGCGCGAGTTGTGGGAGGGGCCGTAG
- a CDS encoding DUF7282 domain-containing protein, with protein sequence MAVVALTLLVGTVAATGPVESPRQLANETGDNATDGPATANTTLQFDNQTLLDSNVTVASANLSDGGFVAIYNETGGILAASEYLEPGPQTNVTVTLPTPLPLGDEEGNLTANVSDGQATDGNRTVTLVALAHRDTNGNQTFDFVTTNGTEDLPYVAVDDALVTIPENDTTGGQDNVTTDGETAGQGSAAE encoded by the coding sequence GTGGCAGTCGTCGCGCTGACACTGTTGGTAGGAACAGTCGCGGCGACCGGGCCGGTGGAGTCGCCCCGGCAACTCGCCAACGAAACCGGCGACAACGCCACCGACGGCCCGGCGACGGCAAACACCACACTCCAGTTCGACAACCAGACGCTGCTCGACTCCAACGTCACGGTCGCGTCCGCGAACCTCTCCGACGGCGGTTTCGTCGCCATCTATAACGAGACCGGCGGCATTCTCGCCGCCTCGGAGTACCTCGAACCCGGGCCCCAGACGAACGTGACGGTGACCCTTCCGACGCCGCTCCCACTGGGCGATGAGGAGGGCAACCTGACGGCGAACGTCTCCGACGGGCAGGCCACCGACGGCAACCGGACGGTTACCCTCGTCGCGCTCGCACACCGCGACACGAACGGCAACCAGACCTTCGACTTCGTGACGACCAACGGGACCGAGGACCTGCCGTACGTCGCGGTCGACGACGCACTGGTCACTATCCCGGAGAACGACACGACCGGCGGGCAGGACAACGTGACAACCGACGGGGAAACGGCAGGACAGGGGTCAGCCGCCGAATAG
- a CDS encoding type II/IV secretion system ATPase subunit — protein MAIDDTGGGDEQATSGVDVGGEDSVAVGSYSWSDFRREEHDGGEFDRGEYLGFEPRDLPRKLEAGASAAKTLREPFEEYCDPGTTPTVKGEYTWEHFKREYYYAADGSVPRDSEGRQEPFEPEQYLRFDPAEVDERLSQGESLASDLASLVDERTVDVAEDLDEDDFFSTREGHTTVVNRYDLEKAVPLEKKTHFVEENRYWVNKPYACVVIFHSRKENERKYYVVEPYMNSIEAELQDFLSGKLKTAIKYSEDDVIVQGSEADRAEVIQREAERLLKRYGLYEGPSRAPTTNGDESFIGQMKGILGMSEESGPVDVEETGLDGISVRPEPVLLEEDGETLSEYQVDKILYILKRNFIGYAKIDAVKHDINVEDISCDGYNSRVFVYHTDYEQIISNIEHGETSLDDFVVKLAQRSGKGISKRQPQVDATLPDGSRAQLTLGREVSDHGTNYTIRQFKDVPFTPVDLVNWNTFNLDEMAFLWLCIENHKSLIFAGGTASGKTTSLNAVSLFIPSNAKIVSIEDTREVELPQRNWVASVTRPSFGKDDTGDVDEFDLLEAALRQRPDYIVMGEIRGEEGRTLFQVMSTGHTTYTTFHADSVGEVIKRFTTDPINVSKTLFTALDLVSIQTQTRVGGQKVRRTKVLTEINEYSPENDEINVRDVYEWRAETDNYIQMGSSSTLEEIKFDRGWAQERLDEELFKRKVVLSYLIQEGLNTYTEVAATIQAFINDPDTILTIIANDSLARSLEDLREMESVQIDIEPEKEELVPRPEASDAVLDETSEILENAGPLLERYREMESSDIASALSGLQDDSGTGTEEEAIDFGQFVPKAGSEDDEE, from the coding sequence ATGGCAATCGATGACACAGGGGGCGGGGACGAGCAGGCCACGTCAGGGGTGGACGTGGGCGGCGAGGACTCGGTTGCAGTCGGGTCGTACTCCTGGAGCGACTTCCGTCGCGAGGAGCACGACGGGGGAGAGTTCGACCGCGGCGAGTACCTCGGGTTCGAGCCGCGGGACCTGCCGCGGAAACTGGAGGCGGGGGCCAGCGCGGCCAAGACGCTGCGGGAGCCCTTCGAGGAGTACTGCGACCCGGGGACCACTCCCACGGTCAAGGGGGAGTACACCTGGGAGCACTTCAAACGCGAGTACTACTACGCTGCCGACGGCTCCGTACCCCGCGACAGCGAGGGCCGCCAGGAACCGTTCGAACCGGAACAGTACCTCCGGTTCGACCCGGCGGAGGTGGACGAACGCCTGAGCCAGGGCGAGTCGCTGGCCAGTGACCTGGCGTCGCTGGTCGACGAGCGGACCGTCGACGTCGCGGAGGACCTGGACGAGGACGACTTCTTCTCTACGCGCGAGGGGCACACGACGGTCGTCAACCGCTACGACCTGGAGAAGGCGGTGCCGCTGGAGAAGAAGACACACTTCGTCGAGGAGAACCGCTACTGGGTCAACAAGCCCTACGCCTGCGTCGTCATCTTCCACTCGCGCAAGGAGAACGAGCGGAAGTACTACGTCGTCGAGCCGTACATGAACAGCATCGAGGCGGAGCTTCAGGACTTCCTGTCCGGCAAGCTCAAGACGGCCATCAAGTACTCCGAGGACGACGTCATCGTCCAGGGCAGCGAGGCCGACCGTGCAGAGGTCATCCAGCGCGAGGCCGAGCGACTGCTCAAGCGGTACGGGCTCTACGAGGGGCCGTCGAGAGCACCGACGACCAACGGCGACGAGAGCTTCATCGGCCAGATGAAGGGCATCCTGGGGATGAGCGAGGAGTCCGGCCCCGTGGACGTCGAGGAGACGGGGCTCGACGGCATCTCCGTCCGTCCCGAACCCGTTCTGCTCGAAGAGGACGGCGAGACGCTCTCGGAGTACCAGGTCGACAAGATACTCTACATCCTCAAGCGCAACTTCATCGGCTACGCGAAGATAGACGCCGTCAAACACGACATCAACGTCGAGGACATCTCCTGTGACGGGTACAACTCCCGCGTGTTCGTCTACCACACCGACTACGAGCAGATTATCTCGAACATCGAACACGGCGAGACGAGCCTGGACGACTTCGTGGTCAAACTCGCCCAGCGCTCGGGCAAGGGCATCTCCAAGCGCCAGCCCCAGGTCGACGCCACCCTGCCCGACGGCTCGCGTGCCCAGCTCACGCTCGGCCGGGAAGTGTCGGACCACGGGACCAACTACACAATCCGCCAGTTCAAGGACGTCCCGTTCACCCCCGTCGACCTCGTCAACTGGAACACGTTCAACCTGGACGAGATGGCCTTCCTCTGGCTGTGCATCGAGAACCACAAGTCGCTCATCTTCGCCGGTGGTACTGCGTCCGGGAAGACGACCAGCCTCAACGCCGTCTCGCTTTTCATCCCCTCGAACGCGAAAATCGTCTCCATCGAGGACACCCGCGAGGTCGAACTGCCCCAGCGCAACTGGGTCGCCAGCGTCACCCGGCCCTCGTTCGGCAAGGACGACACCGGCGACGTCGACGAGTTCGACCTGCTGGAGGCCGCGCTCCGGCAGCGCCCGGACTACATCGTGATGGGTGAGATTCGTGGCGAGGAAGGCCGGACCCTGTTCCAGGTCATGTCGACCGGGCACACCACCTACACGACGTTCCACGCCGACTCCGTGGGCGAGGTCATCAAGCGGTTCACGACCGACCCCATCAACGTCTCCAAGACGCTGTTCACGGCGCTCGACCTCGTCTCCATCCAGACCCAGACCCGGGTGGGCGGCCAGAAGGTCCGCCGGACGAAGGTCCTGACCGAGATAAACGAGTACTCGCCGGAGAACGACGAGATAAACGTCCGCGACGTCTACGAGTGGCGCGCGGAGACGGACAACTACATCCAGATGGGGTCGTCGTCGACGCTCGAAGAGATCAAGTTCGACCGCGGCTGGGCACAGGAGCGGCTGGACGAGGAACTGTTCAAGCGCAAGGTCGTGCTCTCGTATCTCATCCAGGAGGGGCTGAACACCTACACCGAGGTGGCGGCGACCATCCAGGCATTCATCAACGACCCCGACACGATTCTCACCATCATCGCCAACGACTCGCTGGCCCGCTCGCTGGAGGACCTCCGCGAGATGGAGTCGGTCCAGATAGACATCGAACCCGAGAAGGAGGAACTGGTCCCGCGCCCGGAGGCGTCGGACGCGGTCCTCGACGAGACCAGCGAGATTCTGGAGAACGCCGGGCCGCTGCTCGAACGCTACCGCGAGATGGAGTCCTCTGACATCGCGTCGGCGCTGTCCGGGCTCCAGGACGACTCCGGCACCGGCACTGAGGAGGAGGCCATCGACTTCGGCCAGTTCGTTCCCAAGGCTGGGTCGGAGGACGACGAGGAATGA
- a CDS encoding pyridoxal phosphate-dependent aminotransferase → MTFDIADRVEQVPPSGIRRFFELAEEMDDIISLGVGEPDFSAPWAAREAAIASLEQGKTSYTANRGRKDLRQAISGHVAERYDLDYDPDDEILVTAGASEGIDLAYRALVDPGDTVAVAEPCYVSYVPGVIFAGGEVLSVPTRAEDEFKLTYERLQETGAEEADVLVMCYPNNPTGATMTGEELEPIAEFAREHDLTVFSDEIYADLTYEHEHTSIATLPGMRERTVVFNGFSKAYAMTGMRLGYAMAPAEATTAMNRIHQYTMLSAPTTAQYAALEALETCDDEVQSMVAQYDRRRNFVLSRFEEMGLECFPAAGAFYAFPECPWDDADEFAEALLQEQGVAVVPGSAFGEGGDGHLRVSYATGLAELKEAMARIEQFIS, encoded by the coding sequence ATGACGTTCGACATCGCCGACCGCGTCGAACAGGTCCCGCCGTCGGGTATCCGCCGGTTCTTCGAACTGGCCGAGGAGATGGACGACATCATCTCCCTGGGGGTCGGTGAACCGGACTTCTCGGCGCCGTGGGCGGCCCGCGAGGCGGCCATCGCGTCGCTGGAGCAGGGCAAGACCTCCTACACGGCAAATCGCGGCCGCAAGGACCTCCGACAGGCCATCTCCGGCCACGTCGCGGAGCGCTACGACCTCGACTACGACCCGGACGACGAGATTCTGGTCACGGCGGGCGCGAGCGAGGGCATCGACCTCGCCTACCGGGCGCTGGTCGACCCCGGCGACACGGTCGCCGTCGCCGAACCCTGTTACGTCTCCTACGTCCCCGGCGTCATCTTCGCTGGTGGGGAGGTGCTGTCTGTCCCGACCCGCGCCGAGGACGAGTTCAAACTCACCTACGAGCGCCTGCAGGAGACCGGTGCCGAGGAGGCGGACGTGCTGGTGATGTGTTACCCCAACAACCCGACGGGGGCGACGATGACGGGTGAGGAACTGGAGCCGATAGCGGAGTTCGCCCGCGAACACGACCTGACGGTGTTCTCCGACGAAATCTACGCGGACCTTACCTACGAACACGAACACACCTCCATCGCCACGCTGCCGGGCATGCGCGAGCGGACTGTCGTCTTCAACGGCTTCTCGAAGGCCTACGCGATGACCGGGATGCGACTGGGCTACGCGATGGCCCCCGCCGAGGCGACGACGGCGATGAACCGCATCCACCAGTACACGATGCTCTCTGCCCCGACCACCGCCCAGTACGCGGCTCTGGAGGCGCTGGAGACCTGCGACGACGAGGTCCAGAGCATGGTCGCCCAGTACGACCGGCGGCGCAACTTCGTCCTCTCGCGGTTCGAGGAGATGGGGCTGGAGTGTTTCCCCGCCGCGGGCGCGTTCTACGCCTTCCCCGAGTGCCCGTGGGACGACGCCGACGAGTTCGCCGAGGCGCTCCTGCAGGAGCAGGGCGTCGCCGTCGTCCCCGGGTCTGCCTTCGGTGAGGGCGGCGACGGGCACCTCCGCGTCTCGTACGCGACGGGACTGGCCGAACTGAAAGAGGCGATGGCCCGCATCGAACAGTTCATCAGCTGA
- a CDS encoding AzlC family ABC transporter permease, protein MDAGSFRRGVRDMAPLLLGVAPFGIVAGIAAMDAGLSLVQAVGMSVVVFAGASQLAVLELLDQGAPLSVVVVTAVVINLRMLMYSASIAPYFQSFAARTKASLAYLLTDQAYALSISRYRSADGVDRVAYYLGAASALWVVWQITTVAGAVAQAGIPESLGLEFAVPLVFLALLVPAMEDGPTIVAGLVGGTVAVVGTGLPLNLGLLVGATVGIVAGLAAETRMEVDASDAH, encoded by the coding sequence ATGGACGCTGGTTCCTTCCGCCGCGGGGTTCGTGACATGGCACCCCTGCTGCTCGGTGTCGCGCCCTTCGGCATCGTCGCCGGGATTGCAGCGATGGACGCAGGCCTCTCGCTGGTGCAGGCCGTCGGGATGTCTGTCGTCGTCTTCGCCGGGGCATCGCAACTCGCCGTCCTGGAGCTTCTGGACCAGGGGGCGCCGCTGTCGGTCGTCGTCGTCACCGCAGTCGTCATCAACCTCCGAATGTTGATGTACTCGGCGTCGATTGCGCCGTACTTCCAGTCCTTCGCCGCGCGGACGAAGGCCAGCCTGGCGTACCTGCTGACCGACCAGGCTTACGCGCTCTCGATATCGCGCTATCGCTCGGCGGACGGCGTCGACCGGGTCGCCTACTACCTCGGTGCTGCGAGCGCGCTCTGGGTCGTCTGGCAGATAACGACTGTGGCTGGTGCGGTGGCCCAGGCAGGCATACCAGAGTCGCTGGGGCTCGAATTTGCCGTCCCGCTGGTCTTTCTCGCCCTGCTCGTGCCGGCGATGGAGGACGGGCCGACGATCGTCGCCGGACTCGTCGGCGGAACCGTCGCCGTCGTCGGGACCGGGCTCCCGCTGAACCTCGGACTGCTCGTCGGGGCCACCGTCGGCATCGTCGCCGGCCTCGCAGCCGAGACGCGCATGGAGGTGGACGCGAGCGATGCCCACTAG